Sequence from the Microbacterium sp. AZCO genome:
GAGCGGATGCCGCGCGAGGTCGGCGATCGACGTCGGTGTGCCCTCTCGGGCGAGGTACTCCGGCGTCGCATAGAGCACGAGCGCGTAGTCGCAGATCGCGGCGGCGAACGCCCGATGCACCTGGGGCCGCCCGACGACGATCTCGAGGTCGACGCCGGAGCGGTTCTGCCGCACGCGCTGCGTCGCTGCGATGAGCTCGACGGCGAGAGCGGGATGCCGCTGCTGCAGCGCCGCCATCGCGGGCACGAGGAACACCGACGTGAACGCCTCGGGGGCGGCGATGCGGACCATGCCCTGCACCGCGCCGCCGTCGTCCGCGAGCTCGCGCACGGAGGCCTCGATCCGTTCCGCGACGGCCAGGGCGCGGCGGCCGAGGGGCGTGATGTCCCAGCCGGCGGCCGTCCGCACGAGCACGCGCCCGCCCATCGCCTCTTCGAGCGCCGCGATGCGTCGCGAGACCGTCGAGTGGTTGACGCCGAGCACCTCCGCGGCGGCCGTGTAGCGCCCCAGCCGCGCCGCGACGAGGAACGTCATGAGGGCGTCGAGCTGCGGTTCGCGGGGGAGGGATGCCACGCCCGCAGTGTGCACCAATGCACAGACATCGTGCAACTTTCGCGGTCCATCGTGCATTGAGCGCCAGTGTCTCGCGTGGTTGACTGGCTCCATCCCTCCGCTGCACCCCCGTGCGGAGGCATCCTTCGAAGACGCAGGAGCTGCCATGCCCACGATCGCCTGGATCGGCCTCGGCCACATGGGTGCGCCCATGACCGCGAACCTGGTGGCCGCCGGACACACCGTCCGCGGCTACGACATCAACGAAGCGGCGGCCGCCGCCGCCGCGGAGCGGGGCGTCGTCATCGTCGGCTCGATCGCGGAGGCGCTCGACGGCGCGGACGCGTGCTTCACGTCGCTGCCCATGCCGCAGCACGTGCGTGCCGTGTACGAGGGCCCCGACGGCGTGTGGGCTCACGCCGCCCCGGGGACGCTGCTGCTCGACACCTCGACCGTCGACATCGAGACGTCGCGGTGGTGCCACACCGAGTCGGAGCGGCGCGGGTTCGTGTTCGTGGACTCGCCGATCTCGGGCGGCACGGCGGGCGCCGAGGCGCACACCCTCACGTTCATGCTCGGCGGCCGCGACGAGGACGTCGAGCGAGCGAAGGACCTCGTCGGACCGATGGCCGGAAACGTCATCGCCTGCGGTGGGGCGACCGCCGGCATCGCGGCGAAGCTCGTCAACAACATGATGCTGTTCATCGGCGTCATGGCGACGGCTGAAGGGTCGCAACTCGCGGAGCAGCTCGGCCTGGACCAGCAGGTGTTCTGGAACGTCGTCAACGCCTCATCGGGCGGCTCCTGGCCGCAGCGGGTCTGGTGGCCCGTGCCCGACGTCGTGCCCTCCTCGGCCGCCAACAAGAACTTCGACGCGACCTTCTCCGTCGACCTCGCCCGCAAGGACTGCTCGCTCGCGGTCCAGGCCGGTGACGCGACCGGCGTGCACCTGCCGGCCGCGCAGCTCGCACTGTCTCAGCTCGTCGAGCTCGCCGAGCGCGGTCTCGGCGGCAAGGACTGCACCCTCGTCACGCTCCTCGCGACGCCGGACGGCACCCTGCGCGGGTACGATCCGAGCCGCGACCGAATCCACGCCACGGCCTGACGCGATCGTCGGCTCCGAGGCATCCCTCCCACCCTTCGACAGGAACATCATGAGCACCCCCACCATCGAGAAGACCTCCGACCCCGCCGCCGAGTCGCTCCGCACGATCCCGCACGTCGTCGCGGGTGAGAAGCTCGCGCCGGAAGGCCGCCGCGGCGCCGTCTTCAACCCCGCCACCGGCGCGCAGACCGCCGAGGTCGCCTTCGCGACCGCGGAGTTCGTGCATGCCGCCGCCGAGAAGGCGAAGGCCGCGCAGCCGACGTGGCGTGAGACGGGCCTCGCCAAGCGCCAGGCCGTGCTGTTCAAGGTGCGCGAGCTCATCTCGTCGCGCGCCGAGGAGCTCGCGCGCATCATCACGGCCGAGCACGGCAAGACCGTCGCCGACGCCCTCGGCGAGGTCGCGCGCGGCCTCGAGAACGTCGAGTTCTGCACGGGCCTCATGCACCACCTCAAGGGCGAGTACTCCGAGCAGGTCGCGACCGGGATCGACGTGCATCAGGTGCGACAGCCGCTCGGCGTCGTCGCGTGCATCACGCCGTTCAACTTCCCGGCGATGGTGCCGCTGTGGATGGTCACGACCGCGATCGCGGCCGGCAACGCCGTCATCCTCAAGCCGTCGGAGCGCGACCCCTCCGCCGCGGTCTGGCTCGCCGACGTCTTCCGCGAGGCCGGTCTGCCCGAGGGTGTCTTCAACGTCGTGCACGGCGACAAGGAGGCCGTCGACGCGATCCTCGACGACCCGATCATCCGCGCCGTCTCGTTCGTCGGCTCGACGCCCATCGCGAAGTACATCTACACGCGTGCGGCCGCCAACGGCAAGCGGGTCCAGGCGCTCGGCGGCGCCAAGAACCACATGATCGTCATGCCGGACGCGGATCTGGATGCCGCGGCCGACGCCGCCGTCTCGGCCGCGTACGGCTCGGCGGGGGAGCGCTGCATGGCCGTCTCGGTCGTGGTCGCCGTCGGCGACGTGGGCGATGCGCTCATCTCCAAGGTCTCCGAGCGCATCGGCGGCCTCGTCATCGGCGACGGCCTCGACCCGCGCTCCGAGATGGGCCCGCTCATCACGCGCGAGGCGAAGGACCGCGTCGCCGGCTTCGTCGAGGGAGCCCCCGGCGAGGGCGCGAAGGTCGTCGTCGACGGCCGCACGCAGGAGTTCGAGGGCGACGGCTTCTTCATCGGCGCCTCGCTCGTGGACGACGTCAAGCCGGGGATGCGGGTGTACGACGAGGAGATCTTCGGACCCGTGCTGTCGGTCGTGCGCGTCGCGTCGTACGACGAGGCCGTCGACCTCATCAACGCCAACCGCTACGCCAACGGCACGGCCGTGTTCACCCGCGACGGCAAGACGGCGCGGCAGTTCGAGTTCGACATCGAGGTGGGCATGGTGGGCATCAACGTGCCGATCCCCGTGCCGGTCGGCGCCTTCTCGTTCGGCGGCTGGAAGGACTCGCTCTTCGGCGACACGCACATGTACGGGCCGGAGGCGTTCAACTTCTACACGCGCCGCAAGGTCGTCACGACCCGCTGGCCCGAGCCGAGCGAGAGCCAGATCAGCCTCGGATTCCCGACGCACTGAGTCAACCCTCCCGGCTCCTTCGCGGAGCCGGGAGTAGGCTCGCTCCATGCCGATTGCACGTCTTCACGGAGGTCCGCTCGACGGCCAGCTGCTGCCGCTCGAGAAGCCGGAGCTCGACTCGCTGATCGTCCCCTACGGCGAGGGCCAGGTCGTGTACCGCCGCGACGGCGGACTCGAGCACACCGGCTCCGCCGACGGCCCCACCGAGGCCGAGTTCTGGTTCGTCGAGGCGACCGACGACATCGGCAATTCGAGCGACGACTGACCGTGGGCTCGGGAGCGCAGACCTCGCCTGAGGAGCCGTCGCGCTCGGTCGAGGTCGAGCTGAAGTTCGACGTCGACGACGCCACGCCCCTGCCCGACTGGACGTCGATGCCGGGTGTCGCGTCCGTCTCGCCGCCCGAGGTGCGCGAGCTCGACGCCCGCTACTTCGACACGGCCGACCTCGCTCTGGCGCGCGCGGGCTACGCCGTGCGACGTCGGACGGGCGGCCCCGACGCCGGCTGGCACATCAAGGGCCCGCGCGAGGGCGACGGCCGCACGGAGTGGCACTGGCCGCTCGGCGACGAGGATCGCGTGCCCGAGGGTCTGCGCGCCCACCTCGCGTCGGTGACGGATGCCGAGCTCACCCCGCTCGCCCGCATCCGCAATCACCGCACGGCGTACCACCTGCGGGACGCCGACGGGGGAGTGCTGGCCGAGTTCGTCGACGACCATGTGGTCGCGACCGACGAGCGCCGGGGTGTCGAGCAGACCTGGCGCGAGTGGGAGCTCGAGCTCGGCGACGCCGCGCCCGACGACCCCGCTGCGTTCTTCGCCGCCGCGACCGATGCCGCGCACGCGGCCGGCGCCCGGCCCGCGGCATCCGATTCCAAACTCGCCCGCACCCTCGGATTCTGAGCTGCCACGCTGTGCCGAGCGCGGCAGTTCCCTGCGAGCGCGACGTCGCGCGCTGCAGGCGCTCGCAGGAAACTGCAGCGCTCGCAACGCGAAACGAGAAAGGCCCGCCCCGGGAGGGGCGGGCCTTTCTCGAAGCTCAGATCAGAGGTTGATCATGTGGCCCGTGAGGCCGTGGAAGGCCTCCTGCAGCGCCTCGGAGAGCGTCGGGTGCGTGTGCACGTTGCGCGCCGCCTCGAGGGCCGTGAGGTCCCACTTCTGCGCGAGCGTCAGCTCGGGGAGCAGCTCCGACACGTCGGGGCCGATGAGGTGGCCGCCGAGCAGCTCGAGGTGCTCGGCGTCGGCGACGAGCTTGACGAAGCCGACGGGCTCGCCCAGGCCGTTGGCCTTGCCGTTCGCCGAGAACGGGAACTTCGCGACCTTGACGTCGTAGCCGGCGTCGCGCGCCTGCTGCTCGGTGAGGCCGAACGACGCGACCTGCGGCGAGCAGAACGTCGCACGGGGCATCATGCGGTAGTCGCCGAGGGCCATCGTCTCGGCCTTGCCGATCGTCTCGGCGGCGACGACGCCCTGCGCCTCCGCGACGTGGGCGAGCTGCAGCTTGGCCGTGACGTCGCCGATCGCGTAGATGTGCGGCACGTTCGTGCGCATGTAGTCGTCGATCTCGATCGCGCCGCGGTCGGTGAGCTTCACCCCGGTCGCCTCGAGCCCGAAGCCCTCGACGTTCGGCGCGAAGCCGACCGACATCAGCACCTTGTCGGCGTCGATCGACTGCGTCTCGCCGCCGGCGACCGGCGTGTAGGTGACGGTGACGTGGTCGCCGTGGTCGGTGACCGTCTCGACCTTCGTCGAGGTGAGGATGTCGACGCCGTAGCCCTTGTACTGCTTGGCGATCTCCTTCGACACATCGGCGTCCTCGTTGGGAAGCGCGCGGTCGAGGAACTCGATGATCGTGACCTTGACGCCGTAGTTCGTCATGACGAACCCGAACTCCATGCCGATGGCGCCGGCGCCCACGATGACGATGGACTTCGGCAGGTCGCGCGTGAGGATCTGCTCCTCGTACGTGACGATGTTGCCGCCGATGGTCACGCCGGGAAGCGTGCGCACCTTGGAGCCCGTCGAGATGATGACGTTGTCGAAGGTGACCTCTTCGGTCGACCCGTCGGCCTTCGCGACGCTGATCGCGTTGGGGCTTGTGAAGGTGCCGCGACCCTCGTACTCGGTCACCTTGTTCTTCTTCATGAGGAAGTGGATGCCCTTGACGTGGCCGTTCGCGACTGTGCGGCTGCGATCCCACGCGACGCCGTAGTCGAACGACACGTCGCCCGAGATGCCGAACAGCGCCGCCTTGTGGTGGAACTGGTGGGCGAGGTCGGCGTTCTTCAGGAGAGCCTTCGACGGGATGCAGCCCACGTTGAGGCAGACACCGCCCCAGTACTTCTCCTCGATGATCGCGACGGAGAGGCCGAGCTGAGCGCTGCGGACGGCCGCGACATAGCCGCCGGGGCCGGCACCGAGGATGACGACGTCGTAGTGAGGCATACCTCAACCCTATCGTTCGGCGGGAGGCTCAGAGCCCGGCCCGGGGGCGGCCCCGGGGCCGCCGGGGAGGGTGTCCCGACGGCTGTCCGCAAGGGCCCGCTGCCGCCGGGCGCGCGAGGCCAGGAGGTAGATCACGGCGGCCGCCACGGCGAGGAGCGCGACGATCAGCAGCACCCACGGCCACGGTCCGGTCTCGCTCGCCTCCTCGGTCGGGGGAGCCGTCGGCGTCGACGTGGCGACGGGCGATTCCGCCGGCGTTGCGGAGGCAGACTCGGTCGGCGTCGCTGTCGGAGTCGGCGTGGATGCGCCGCTCACGGTGAAGGAGTACTGCCCCGAGATCGGGTGCCCGTCGCTCGAGACGGCCTTCCACAGGACGGTGACGACACCGGATGCCTCGCCTGCGAGCTTCTGCGTGATCACGGTGTCGCTGACCGTCGGCGTGCCCTCGACGAGCGAGGCGCCCGCGGCATCCGTCACAGCGACCTCGTTGGCGCCGGGCTCCGTGGAGATCAGGCCGCTGAAGGTCAGCGTGAGCTGCGCCGGGAGGGCGTCGACCGACGAGTCCGCGGCCGGGTCGGACGACAGGAGCTCGTCGTGGGCGCTGGCGGGAACGGCCGTCGCGAAGACCGCGGCCGCCGCGAGGGCGAGGGCGGCGAGGGCGTTCAGCGGGCGGCTTTTGTGAATTCCTTGTGACGACACGCGGCAGAGCCTATCGGGGTCTTCTCCGAGGCATCCCGGAGCAATACCATGGCCGCAGTCGGCGAGAACGAGGGCCGACACACTCTGTAACAGAAGGAACGAGGGAGGCGCGGGATGGACTCGATGATGATGGACATGATGTCCAAGGACATGAAGTCGATGCCGGGTATGGACATGATGGACATGTCAGTCATGCAGGCGTGTATGGACGCCTGCTCCGCGTGCGAGCAGGCCTGCACGGTGTGCTCGACGCAGATGATGGACTGCGCGCCCGCGTGCATGAACTGCGCCGACATGTGCAACACGATGATGCGCGCCATGATGCGCATGCAGGGCATGAACATGGCCTCGATGATGGCGATGCTCGACGCGTGCATGGCGATGTGCCAGCAGTGCATGGACGAGTGCATGCAGCACGCCGACATGAGCGAGGTCTGCAAGATGTGCGCTCAGGCCTGCAAGGCGTGCATGGACGCCTGCATGGCCATGAAGAACAGCATGATGGCGATGGGCTGAGCCCGTCGCCTTTCTTGTTGCTGCGGTCTCAGGCGGTCAGCGGAGCGACGTTGAACCGTCGTGAGCCCACGGCGAGCACGTCGTAGCGCGTGTGCAGCGCGACCGGCGTGCCGGTCGTGACCTCGTGCGCTGCGCCCGCACCGCTCCAGACGGTGATGGGCGCGGCGCCGTCGAGGGCGCGGAGCACGAGCGTGCCGTCGGCGAGCGTCTCCTCGACGATCGCGTCCACCCAGTCCGACGGCGTCGCCGAGGCGAGCCGCGACTGGATGAGGTGCAGGGCGTGGCCCGGTGCGAACGTCGAGCAGGCCCGGCCGTGGACGCACATGCACGCCGCACGCTCACGCACCTGAAGGGGCGGGATGTGGGAGTGCGGGGTCGACACGATGGGCTCCTGATCGCTAGGTTCGGATACCCGCAAGGCTAAGCAACGACCCCGGTCGAGGCATCCCGAGCGAAACGGTGCGAAACATTGGGGGACGCGCCGGTTCCGCGGAGATCGGCACCTTCACCTCGGTGACCGATCGGATAGGCTGGATCGGACGAGGAGGAGCAGCGTGGAGGACAATCGCCGACCGGACGAGATCCGTCGCGCTGGGGGCTTTGACGGTGCCCCCGATCGCCCCGCAGACACGACCCAGACGTTCGGTCACGACGCGGATCTCTCGTTCATCCCGTTCGGGTCCGATCTCTCCACGGCGGAGCTCGACGCGATCGACGCGCTGCCGGCGCGATCGGCGATCCTGCTGGTGCGCTCGGGTCCCACGGCCGGTGCCCGCTACCTGCTCGACACCGATGTGACGACCGTCGGACGGCATCCCGAGGCCGACATCTTCTTCGACGACGTGACAGTCTCGCGGCGTCACGCCGAGATCACGCGCGATGCGGACTCGTTCGAGATCGTCGACCAGCGCTCGCTCAACGGCACCTACGTGAACGGCGAGCGCGTCGACCGTGCGCGGCTCGTGAACGGCTCCGAGGTGCGCATCGGCAAGTTCCGCCTGAACTTCTTCGTCTCGCCGGCCGACCTCGCGCAGGCTGCGGACGGCTGATGTCGTCGGCCGTCGCCCGCGAACGCTCGTCGTCCGCGGGTCTTCTGAGCATCGGACAGGTCCTCGCGCGACTTGCTCCGGAGTTCCCGACGCTGACCTCGAGCAAGCTCCGCTTCCTCGAGGTGCAGGGGATCGTGACGCCCGTGCGCACCGAGTCGGGATACCGCAAGTTCTCGCAGACCGACCTCGAGCGGCTGCGCCTCGCCCTCACGCTGCAACGCGACCACTACCTGCCGCTCGTCGTCATCCGCGAGTACCTGGAAGACATCGATGCGGGCCGAGACCCCGCGACGCCCGCGCCGACGAGCCCCCCGCCGTCGATCGTGCCCGCCCCGCGCCGGTACCGACGCGAGGAGCTGCTGTCGGCGACGGGAGCCGCTCCGCAGCTGCTCAACGACGCCATAAGCACGGGGGTGCTGGGCGGCTCCGACGCATACACCGACCAGCACGTCGCGGTGCTGCGCGCGCTGGTGGCGCTCGACCGGCACGGCATCGAGCCGCGCCACGTGCGCACGCTCCGGCAGAGCGCGGAGCGGGATGTCGCGCTCGTCGAATCGGCCCTCGCGCCGCTTCTGCGGAGGACGGATGCCACGAGCCGGGGTCGTGCGAACGAGCTCGCGCCGGAGCTCGCCAAGCGGCTCGAGGAGCTCCGGGCGATCTTCGTCCGATCCGCGCTCGACAAGCTGCTCTCGTAGGGGCCGGATGCGGCGAGTCTCGCGACACGCCGAGGCCGCCGGGCCGGATGTCGTTGCCCGTGACCCGGGCCTGATCTAGCGTTGAAGGACACGGTCCGGGAGGAGGCACCGCATGACCGCTCGCGAAGCGTCCGACGAACCCACATTCGCCGCCGACCTCCTCTTCACCGACGGCCTTCCCGCGATGGACGACGAGGTGGGCTACCGCGGAGCCGTCGCGGCCCGCGCCGCCGGCATCACGTACCGCCAGCTCGACTACTGGGCCCGCACGGAGCTCGTGGAGCCCACGGTCCGGGGTGCGAGCGGGTCGGGCTCCCAGCGCCTGTACGGGTTCCGAGACATCCTCGTGCTGAAGCTCGTGAAGCGTCTGCTCGACACCGGCATCTCGCTGCAGCAGATCCGCACGGCGGTCGAGCAGCTGCGGGCCGCCGGCATCCGCGACCTCACCGGCACGACGCTCATGAGCGACGGGGCATCCGTCTATCTGTGCACCTCGAACGATGAGGTGATCGACCTCATCAGCCGCGGACAGGGCGTGTTCGGCATCGCGGTCGGCAATGTGTTGCGCGAGGTGGAGTCGACGCTCGTCGAATTCGACCCGCAGGCGCCCGACGCGACCGACGAGCTGGCCGCTCGCCGCGCGGCGCGCACCGCGTAGCCCCCGGCATCCCTTCTCTGAAGGGGTGGTTTCGGGATGCCTGAGGGCGGCGAGACGGCGCTATGCGCAGGCTTCGCCGGGTCTACGCGCGGGCTTCGCCGGGAACCGGGATGCGGCCCGTGCGCATGACGCGGTCGAGCAGCGCGTCGAAGTCGGCCGCCAGTTCCTGAGCGGAGTCGCCGGGCCAGATGTGCAGCGGCTTCGCCGCGCCCTGCGCCTGCTGCAGCGACGTGCGCTCCGGGAGCTGCGGCGAGAGCACGAGCGGACCGAACATGTCGCGCAGCTCCTTGATGCGGAACTGGTGCTCGATCGACTGCGGCCGCACGCGGTTGACCACGATGCCGAGGGGCTGAAGGCGGGGCGAGAGGCCGCGGCGGATCTCCTCGATCGCGCGGAGCGCGCGGTCGGCCGCCGCGACGGAGAAGAGCCCGGGCTCGGTCACGACGATGACGCGATCGGATGCCGCCCACGCGGTGCGCGTGAGCGCGTTCAGCGACGGCGCGCAGTCGATGAGGACGAGGTCGTAGTCGGCCTCGATCGTCGCGAGGGCCTCTTCGAGCTTCCACACGTCGCGCACGCTCGGGTGCGGGCCGTCGAAGTTGATCGCGGAGGGGCTGCCGATCATGACGTCGATCGTGCCCGGATGCACCTTCGCCCAGCCGCTCGAAGTGATCGCCTGACGGACGACCTTCTCCTTGGGGTTGGCGAGGACGTCGGCGACGTTGAGTCGGCCGGCGACCTGGATGTCCATGCCGGTCGAGACGTCTGACTGCGGGTCGAGATCGACGACGAGGGTGCGGACTCCACGTGCGAAAGCGGCCGAGGCAAGGCCCAGAGTCACGGTCGTCTTGCCGACTCCGCCCTTGAGGGAGCTCACCGAGAGTACGTGCACGAGGGTCTACGTTACCTTCCCCTAGGCTGAGAGCACACTCGGCCCCATGAGTCGACGGCCCCAGTGAGGTGCGCATGTTCCGGAAGATCCTGGTCGCAAACCGAGGCGAGATCGCGATTCGCGCGTTCCGCGCGGCGTTCGAGCTGGGGGCCCGCACGGTCGCGGTGTTCCCGTACGAGGACCGCGGCTCGCTCCATCGGCAGAAGG
This genomic interval carries:
- a CDS encoding LysR family transcriptional regulator, which produces MASLPREPQLDALMTFLVAARLGRYTAAAEVLGVNHSTVSRRIAALEEAMGGRVLVRTAAGWDITPLGRRALAVAERIEASVRELADDGGAVQGMVRIAAPEAFTSVFLVPAMAALQQRHPALAVELIAATQRVRQNRSGVDLEIVVGRPQVHRAFAAAICDYALVLYATPEYLAREGTPTSIADLARHPLNYYIESSLQVDELDRAVQGLPASPASIRSTSVFAHVEAAAAGAGIGLLPDFLGDADPRLVRVLDGVFSHPLGYWAVTRDEGPRNPVVAEALGAIREHIAALPDRP
- a CDS encoding NAD(P)-binding domain-containing protein, which produces MPTIAWIGLGHMGAPMTANLVAAGHTVRGYDINEAAAAAAAERGVVIVGSIAEALDGADACFTSLPMPQHVRAVYEGPDGVWAHAAPGTLLLDTSTVDIETSRWCHTESERRGFVFVDSPISGGTAGAEAHTLTFMLGGRDEDVERAKDLVGPMAGNVIACGGATAGIAAKLVNNMMLFIGVMATAEGSQLAEQLGLDQQVFWNVVNASSGGSWPQRVWWPVPDVVPSSAANKNFDATFSVDLARKDCSLAVQAGDATGVHLPAAQLALSQLVELAERGLGGKDCTLVTLLATPDGTLRGYDPSRDRIHATA
- a CDS encoding CoA-acylating methylmalonate-semialdehyde dehydrogenase; this encodes MSTPTIEKTSDPAAESLRTIPHVVAGEKLAPEGRRGAVFNPATGAQTAEVAFATAEFVHAAAEKAKAAQPTWRETGLAKRQAVLFKVRELISSRAEELARIITAEHGKTVADALGEVARGLENVEFCTGLMHHLKGEYSEQVATGIDVHQVRQPLGVVACITPFNFPAMVPLWMVTTAIAAGNAVILKPSERDPSAAVWLADVFREAGLPEGVFNVVHGDKEAVDAILDDPIIRAVSFVGSTPIAKYIYTRAAANGKRVQALGGAKNHMIVMPDADLDAAADAAVSAAYGSAGERCMAVSVVVAVGDVGDALISKVSERIGGLVIGDGLDPRSEMGPLITREAKDRVAGFVEGAPGEGAKVVVDGRTQEFEGDGFFIGASLVDDVKPGMRVYDEEIFGPVLSVVRVASYDEAVDLINANRYANGTAVFTRDGKTARQFEFDIEVGMVGINVPIPVPVGAFSFGGWKDSLFGDTHMYGPEAFNFYTRRKVVTTRWPEPSESQISLGFPTH
- a CDS encoding response regulator translates to MPIARLHGGPLDGQLLPLEKPELDSLIVPYGEGQVVYRRDGGLEHTGSADGPTEAEFWFVEATDDIGNSSDD
- a CDS encoding CYTH domain-containing protein, whose product is MGSGAQTSPEEPSRSVEVELKFDVDDATPLPDWTSMPGVASVSPPEVRELDARYFDTADLALARAGYAVRRRTGGPDAGWHIKGPREGDGRTEWHWPLGDEDRVPEGLRAHLASVTDAELTPLARIRNHRTAYHLRDADGGVLAEFVDDHVVATDERRGVEQTWREWELELGDAAPDDPAAFFAAATDAAHAAGARPAASDSKLARTLGF
- the lpdA gene encoding dihydrolipoyl dehydrogenase; this translates as MPHYDVVILGAGPGGYVAAVRSAQLGLSVAIIEEKYWGGVCLNVGCIPSKALLKNADLAHQFHHKAALFGISGDVSFDYGVAWDRSRTVANGHVKGIHFLMKKNKVTEYEGRGTFTSPNAISVAKADGSTEEVTFDNVIISTGSKVRTLPGVTIGGNIVTYEEQILTRDLPKSIVIVGAGAIGMEFGFVMTNYGVKVTIIEFLDRALPNEDADVSKEIAKQYKGYGVDILTSTKVETVTDHGDHVTVTYTPVAGGETQSIDADKVLMSVGFAPNVEGFGLEATGVKLTDRGAIEIDDYMRTNVPHIYAIGDVTAKLQLAHVAEAQGVVAAETIGKAETMALGDYRMMPRATFCSPQVASFGLTEQQARDAGYDVKVAKFPFSANGKANGLGEPVGFVKLVADAEHLELLGGHLIGPDVSELLPELTLAQKWDLTALEAARNVHTHPTLSEALQEAFHGLTGHMINL
- a CDS encoding copper resistance CopC family protein; translation: MSSQGIHKSRPLNALAALALAAAAVFATAVPASAHDELLSSDPAADSSVDALPAQLTLTFSGLISTEPGANEVAVTDAAGASLVEGTPTVSDTVITQKLAGEASGVVTVLWKAVSSDGHPISGQYSFTVSGASTPTPTATPTESASATPAESPVATSTPTAPPTEEASETGPWPWVLLIVALLAVAAAVIYLLASRARRQRALADSRRDTLPGGPGAAPGPGSEPPAER
- a CDS encoding FHA domain-containing protein → MRRAGGFDGAPDRPADTTQTFGHDADLSFIPFGSDLSTAELDAIDALPARSAILLVRSGPTAGARYLLDTDVTTVGRHPEADIFFDDVTVSRRHAEITRDADSFEIVDQRSLNGTYVNGERVDRARLVNGSEVRIGKFRLNFFVSPADLAQAADG
- a CDS encoding MerR family transcriptional regulator → MSSAVARERSSSAGLLSIGQVLARLAPEFPTLTSSKLRFLEVQGIVTPVRTESGYRKFSQTDLERLRLALTLQRDHYLPLVVIREYLEDIDAGRDPATPAPTSPPPSIVPAPRRYRREELLSATGAAPQLLNDAISTGVLGGSDAYTDQHVAVLRALVALDRHGIEPRHVRTLRQSAERDVALVESALAPLLRRTDATSRGRANELAPELAKRLEELRAIFVRSALDKLLS
- a CDS encoding MerR family transcriptional regulator produces the protein MTAREASDEPTFAADLLFTDGLPAMDDEVGYRGAVAARAAGITYRQLDYWARTELVEPTVRGASGSGSQRLYGFRDILVLKLVKRLLDTGISLQQIRTAVEQLRAAGIRDLTGTTLMSDGASVYLCTSNDEVIDLISRGQGVFGIAVGNVLREVESTLVEFDPQAPDATDELAARRAARTA
- a CDS encoding ParA family protein, translated to MHVLSVSSLKGGVGKTTVTLGLASAAFARGVRTLVVDLDPQSDVSTGMDIQVAGRLNVADVLANPKEKVVRQAITSSGWAKVHPGTIDVMIGSPSAINFDGPHPSVRDVWKLEEALATIEADYDLVLIDCAPSLNALTRTAWAASDRVIVVTEPGLFSVAAADRALRAIEEIRRGLSPRLQPLGIVVNRVRPQSIEHQFRIKELRDMFGPLVLSPQLPERTSLQQAQGAAKPLHIWPGDSAQELAADFDALLDRVMRTGRIPVPGEARA